One region of Carbonactinospora thermoautotrophica genomic DNA includes:
- the yidD gene encoding membrane protein insertion efficiency factor YidD, translating to MKYLLMALIRVYQWTISPLLGPVCRFYPSCSRYGYEAIATYGAIKGTYLTVRRLLRCHPWNPGGYDPVPPREESRMKKTSGASDASPTEPTPQGA from the coding sequence ATGAAGTACTTGTTGATGGCACTGATACGGGTCTACCAGTGGACGATCAGTCCGCTGCTCGGGCCGGTCTGTCGCTTCTATCCTTCCTGCTCGCGCTACGGCTACGAAGCCATCGCCACGTACGGTGCGATCAAGGGTACCTATCTGACGGTACGGCGGCTGCTGCGTTGTCACCCGTGGAACCCTGGTGGGTACGACCCCGTTCCTCCGCGTGAAGAGTCACGGATGAAGAAGACCTCAGGGGCGTCTGACGCCTCGCCAACCGAACCGACCCCGCAAGGAGCCTGA
- the rsmG gene encoding 16S rRNA (guanine(527)-N(7))-methyltransferase RsmG, with amino-acid sequence MTDPNPLQSSGNGAVPQPPEAARRLFGERLAQARRYVDMLAGPGVVRGLLGPREVPRLWDRHILNCAVVAELVPHGSIVVDVGSGAGLPGIVLAILRPDLRITLLEPLLRRTTFLQECVDELDLRNVRVLRGRAEEFAGHLAADVVTARAVAPLNRLAGWCLPLVREGGEMLAVKGSSAQEELQAAERELTRLGAVDWSVAHVGSEFVDPPTTVVRVRAGRGVQERRRKRRKR; translated from the coding sequence GTGACGGATCCCAATCCGCTCCAGTCGTCCGGGAACGGAGCCGTTCCCCAGCCGCCGGAAGCAGCCCGGCGGCTGTTCGGCGAGCGCCTTGCGCAGGCCCGGCGGTACGTCGACATGCTTGCCGGCCCGGGCGTGGTCCGGGGCCTTCTGGGGCCGCGTGAGGTGCCTCGGCTGTGGGATCGCCACATCCTCAACTGCGCGGTAGTCGCCGAGCTTGTCCCCCACGGCTCGATCGTCGTTGACGTGGGCTCAGGCGCGGGGTTGCCAGGGATCGTCCTGGCGATCCTCCGACCCGATCTTCGGATCACGCTCTTGGAACCACTGCTTCGTCGGACCACCTTCTTGCAGGAGTGTGTCGACGAACTCGACCTGAGGAACGTGCGCGTGTTGCGAGGGCGTGCGGAGGAATTCGCCGGGCATCTGGCGGCGGACGTGGTCACGGCGAGGGCGGTGGCTCCTTTGAACCGGCTCGCCGGGTGGTGTCTGCCTCTTGTGCGGGAGGGTGGGGAGATGCTTGCGGTCAAAGGGAGCTCCGCACAAGAAGAACTTCAGGCCGCGGAGCGTGAGCTGACGCGGCTCGGGGCTGTGGATTGGTCTGTCGCGCACGTGGGGAGCGAGTTCGTGGATCCGCCGACCACGGTCGTGCGAGTCCGTGCTGGGAGGGGTGTCCAGGAGCGTAGGAGAAAGCGTCGGAAGAGGTGA
- the recF gene encoding DNA replication/repair protein RecF (All proteins in this family for which functions are known are DNA-binding proteins that assist the filamentation of RecA onto DNA for the initiation of recombination or recombinational repair.), protein MYVAHLSLVDFRSYASLELPLEPGVTALIGPNGQGKTNLAEAVAYVATLSSHRVAHDAPLVRLGAERAYVRANVVRDDRPTLVELEINPGKSNRARINRSPVPRAREVLGILRTVLFAPEDLALVKGDPAERRAFLDQLLVARAPRYAAVRADYERVLKQRNALLKSASAAVRTGDLRTLDVWDAHLARIGADLLAARLELLAVLSPRVDKAYDAVSRGGGPTSLEYRSSLGPDVPLVPDREVLAAAMLAELAKARRTELERGVSLVGPHRDDLALKLGPLPAKGYASQGESWSYALALRLASYDLLRGDGEDPVLILDDVFAELDSERRERLAELVADAEQVLVTAAVPADVPEALSGARIDVMDGEVRRVC, encoded by the coding sequence GTGTACGTCGCACACCTGTCGCTGGTCGACTTCCGCTCGTACGCCTCGCTCGAGCTGCCGCTCGAGCCGGGCGTCACGGCGCTGATCGGTCCCAACGGCCAGGGCAAGACGAACCTGGCCGAGGCCGTCGCGTACGTGGCCACCCTGAGCAGCCACCGGGTCGCGCACGACGCGCCGCTGGTCCGTTTGGGGGCCGAGCGCGCGTACGTGCGGGCCAACGTGGTGCGTGACGACCGGCCGACCCTGGTCGAGCTGGAGATCAACCCGGGCAAGTCGAACCGGGCCCGGATCAACCGCTCCCCCGTGCCGCGGGCGCGCGAGGTGCTGGGGATCCTGCGCACCGTGCTGTTCGCGCCCGAGGACTTGGCACTGGTCAAGGGGGATCCGGCCGAGCGTCGCGCGTTCCTCGACCAACTGCTGGTCGCACGGGCCCCCCGGTACGCTGCGGTTCGTGCCGACTACGAGCGTGTGCTCAAGCAGCGCAATGCGTTGCTCAAGTCGGCCAGCGCCGCGGTCCGCACCGGAGACCTGCGCACCCTCGACGTGTGGGATGCGCACCTGGCGCGGATCGGCGCCGACTTGCTGGCCGCGCGGTTGGAACTCCTCGCCGTACTGTCCCCGCGCGTGGACAAGGCGTATGACGCGGTGTCGCGCGGCGGCGGCCCGACCTCGCTCGAGTACCGAAGTTCGCTCGGCCCCGACGTGCCACTGGTGCCCGACCGCGAGGTATTGGCGGCGGCCATGCTCGCCGAGCTGGCCAAAGCGCGGCGCACCGAGCTGGAACGCGGCGTCTCCCTGGTCGGCCCGCACCGCGATGACCTGGCGCTCAAGCTGGGGCCGCTGCCGGCGAAGGGGTACGCGAGCCAGGGGGAATCCTGGTCGTACGCGCTCGCACTGCGGCTCGCCTCGTACGACCTGCTACGCGGTGACGGCGAGGATCCGGTGTTGATCCTGGACGACGTGTTCGCCGAGCTGGACAGCGAGCGGCGGGAACGGCTCGCCGAGCTGGTGGCCGACGCCGAGCAGGTCCTGGTCACCGCCGCGGTGCCGGCGGACGTACCCGAGGCGCTGAGCGGTGCCCGGATCGACGTGATGGACGGTGAGGTGCGCCGTGTCTGCTGA
- the dnaA gene encoding chromosomal replication initiator protein DnaA — MADETRDLAAVWARSLEQLAEGSVAPQHRAFIQLTRPLALVGDTALLAAPNDFAKDILETRLRPLITDALSRELGRDIRIAVTVEPEPPREPERGEPLTPPADTALVSQDVTRPGTGPQPIVPPYSGDATGAGGTETPDDDEGARLNPKYIFDTFVIGSSNRFAHAAAVAVAEAPAKAYNPLFIYGESGLGKTHLLHAIGHYARSLYQGARVRYVSSEEFTNEFINSIRDGKADGFRRRYRDVDILLVDDIQFLENKEQTQEEFFHTFNTLHNASKQIVISSDRPPKQLVTLEDRLRNRFEWGLITDVQPPELETRIAILRKKAAQEGLNAPPEVLEYIASKISRNIRELEGALIRVTAFASLNRQSVDLQLAEIVLKDLIPESEGGSEITPSLIIAQTAAYFGLSMEDLCGTSRSRVLVTARQIAMYLCRELTDMSLPKIGQQFGGRDHTTVMHADRKIRSLMAERRSIYNQVTELTNRIKSQARQA; from the coding sequence GTGGCTGACGAAACTCGTGATCTCGCCGCTGTCTGGGCGCGATCCCTCGAGCAGCTCGCCGAGGGCTCGGTCGCGCCCCAGCATCGGGCGTTCATCCAGCTCACGCGTCCGCTCGCGCTGGTCGGGGACACCGCTCTCCTCGCCGCGCCCAACGACTTCGCCAAGGACATCCTCGAGACACGGCTCCGCCCGCTGATCACCGACGCGTTGTCTCGCGAACTCGGCCGTGACATCCGCATCGCCGTCACCGTCGAGCCTGAGCCGCCGCGCGAACCGGAGCGGGGCGAGCCACTCACCCCGCCCGCCGACACCGCCCTTGTGAGCCAGGACGTCACCCGGCCGGGCACCGGTCCCCAGCCGATCGTCCCGCCGTACTCCGGCGACGCGACCGGCGCGGGCGGTACGGAGACCCCAGACGACGACGAGGGGGCTCGGCTCAACCCGAAGTACATCTTCGACACCTTCGTCATCGGATCGAGCAACCGTTTCGCACACGCGGCCGCGGTCGCCGTGGCCGAAGCACCGGCGAAGGCGTACAACCCGCTGTTCATCTACGGAGAGTCCGGGCTCGGCAAGACCCACCTGCTGCACGCCATCGGCCACTACGCCCGCAGCCTGTACCAGGGCGCGCGGGTGCGGTACGTGAGCTCTGAGGAGTTCACCAACGAGTTCATCAACTCGATCCGCGACGGCAAGGCCGACGGATTCCGGCGCCGCTACCGGGATGTGGACATCCTGCTGGTCGACGACATCCAGTTCCTGGAGAACAAGGAACAGACCCAGGAGGAGTTCTTTCACACCTTCAACACCCTTCACAACGCCAGCAAGCAGATCGTCATCTCCTCCGACCGGCCGCCGAAGCAGCTCGTCACCCTTGAGGACCGGTTGCGTAACCGGTTCGAGTGGGGCCTGATCACCGACGTCCAGCCCCCGGAGCTGGAGACCCGGATCGCGATCCTCCGCAAGAAGGCCGCGCAGGAGGGCCTGAACGCCCCGCCGGAGGTCCTGGAGTACATCGCCAGCAAGATCTCCCGGAACATCCGGGAACTGGAGGGCGCCCTCATCCGGGTCACCGCGTTCGCCAGCCTCAACCGGCAGTCGGTGGACCTCCAGCTGGCGGAGATCGTGCTGAAGGATCTGATCCCCGAGAGCGAGGGGGGATCCGAGATCACGCCGTCGCTGATCATCGCGCAGACCGCCGCGTACTTCGGGCTCTCGATGGAAGACCTGTGCGGCACGTCGCGGAGCCGAGTGCTGGTGACCGCTCGACAGATCGCGATGTACCTGTGCCGCGAGCTCACCGACATGTCGCTGCCGAAGATCGGACAGCAGTTCGGCGGCCGGGACCACACCACGGTCATGCACGCGGATCGCAAGATCCGCTCGCTCATGGCCGAGCGGCGGTCGATCTACAACCAGGTCACCGAGCTGACCAACCGGATCAAGTCGCAGGCACGCCAGGCGTGA
- a CDS encoding DUF721 domain-containing protein yields the protein MSADKPEDGTGPSGIDLARAALAAARAEARRRGVRPGSAGAGEGRVRRRSGAGPDDRDPQPLAATIRRLLAERGWEMPAAVHTAMARWDDIVGPEVAAHCRPQRFDDGELIVQADSTAWATQVRLLAADLVCRLNTELGHGTVKRVKVLGPGAPARRKGSLRVFGGRGPRDTYG from the coding sequence GTGTCTGCTGACAAACCCGAAGACGGCACCGGCCCCTCGGGGATCGACCTGGCGCGGGCGGCGCTCGCCGCAGCCCGCGCGGAGGCCCGCCGGCGGGGCGTGCGGCCGGGGTCCGCCGGGGCCGGGGAGGGCAGGGTACGGCGGCGGTCCGGGGCCGGGCCGGACGACCGTGATCCCCAGCCGTTGGCCGCGACGATCCGCCGGCTGCTCGCCGAGCGGGGCTGGGAGATGCCGGCAGCCGTGCACACGGCGATGGCTCGCTGGGACGACATCGTGGGGCCGGAGGTGGCGGCCCACTGCCGGCCGCAGCGGTTCGACGACGGCGAGCTGATCGTGCAGGCGGACTCGACGGCGTGGGCCACCCAGGTGCGGCTGCTCGCCGCCGATCTGGTCTGCCGGCTGAACACCGAGCTCGGCCACGGCACGGTGAAGCGGGTCAAGGTGCTCGGGCCGGGGGCTCCCGCGCGGCGCAAGGGGTCGCTGCGGGTCTTCGGCGGGCGGGGGCCGCGGGATACGTATGGTTAG
- the rpmH gene encoding 50S ribosomal protein L34 gives MSKRTFQPNNRRRAKTHGFRVRMRTRAGRAILAARRRKGRQRLSA, from the coding sequence GTGAGCAAGCGCACCTTCCAGCCGAACAACCGTCGTCGTGCGAAGACTCACGGTTTTCGGGTGCGTATGCGCACCCGCGCGGGCCGCGCGATCCTCGCCGCGCGGCGCCGCAAGGGTCGCCAGCGGCTGTCTGCCTGA
- the rnpA gene encoding ribonuclease P protein component, translating into MLPAGNRLRRSQDFTLAVRRGRRAGRPLLVVYLYPGPAAEPSAPGHAARCDRSDSHPHAVENRELPPRAGFVVSKAIGGAVVRNRVKRRLRHLVRECLDQLPRGSLLVVRALPAAANASYQELAADLDAALRRLLSPKRQGRSA; encoded by the coding sequence GTGCTGCCCGCCGGCAACCGGCTGCGGCGAAGCCAGGACTTCACGCTCGCGGTTCGCCGGGGACGTCGAGCTGGACGTCCACTGCTGGTGGTGTATCTATACCCCGGGCCTGCGGCAGAGCCCAGCGCGCCAGGCCACGCAGCCCGCTGCGACCGTTCCGACTCCCACCCGCACGCCGTGGAGAACCGAGAGCTTCCGCCGCGTGCGGGTTTCGTCGTGAGCAAAGCAATCGGTGGCGCCGTCGTGCGCAATCGTGTCAAGCGTCGCCTCCGACACCTGGTCCGGGAGTGCCTCGACCAGCTGCCGCGAGGTAGCCTGCTCGTCGTACGCGCGCTTCCGGCTGCCGCGAACGCGTCGTACCAGGAACTCGCGGCGGACTTGGATGCGGCTCTACGTCGGCTCCTCAGCCCGAAGCGGCAGGGGAGGAGCGCATGA
- the dnaN gene encoding DNA polymerase III subunit beta — translation MKFRVERDVLADAVAWTARSLPARPPVPVLAGLLMEASDSQLTLSGFDYEVSARADVDADVIDSGRTLVSGRLLAEIARALPARPVEISTDGAKVVVTCGTARFTLLTLPVEDYPALPEMPDACGSVPADLFSTAVSQVAIAAGRDDTLPVLTGVRIEIEGETVTLAATDRYRLAVRELTWKPEQTGLSAVALVPARTLAETAKSLSGDVTLALSTGDGEGIIGFEASGRRTTTRLLEGEFPKYRALLPNESNSLATVETATFVEALKRVSLVAERNTPVRLSFTDGQVILEAGSGDEAQASEAVEASLEGDDIAIAFNPAFLLDGLGAIDAPYAQLAFTTPTKPAVISGKQEPDSAASLDYRYLLMPVRLSG, via the coding sequence GTGAAGTTCCGGGTCGAACGTGACGTCCTCGCCGATGCGGTCGCTTGGACCGCTCGCAGCCTTCCGGCGCGGCCGCCCGTACCCGTCCTGGCCGGCCTACTCATGGAGGCCAGCGACTCACAACTCACCCTGTCCGGCTTCGACTACGAGGTGTCCGCACGGGCCGATGTGGACGCCGACGTGATCGACTCCGGGCGTACCCTGGTCTCCGGCCGGCTCCTCGCCGAGATCGCCCGAGCCCTCCCCGCCCGGCCGGTCGAGATCTCCACAGACGGCGCCAAGGTGGTGGTCACCTGTGGGACAGCCCGCTTCACCCTGTTGACCCTGCCGGTGGAGGACTACCCGGCCCTGCCGGAGATGCCCGATGCCTGCGGTTCGGTACCCGCCGACCTGTTCTCCACCGCGGTCTCCCAAGTGGCCATCGCCGCCGGACGCGACGACACCCTCCCCGTGCTCACCGGTGTGCGGATCGAGATCGAGGGTGAGACCGTGACCCTGGCCGCCACCGACCGATACCGGCTGGCCGTCCGTGAACTCACCTGGAAACCCGAGCAGACCGGCCTGTCCGCCGTGGCGCTCGTCCCCGCCCGTACCCTCGCCGAGACCGCCAAGTCGCTGTCCGGCGACGTGACGCTCGCCCTGTCCACCGGCGACGGCGAGGGCATCATCGGCTTCGAGGCCAGCGGTCGTCGTACCACGACCAGACTGCTCGAGGGCGAGTTCCCCAAGTACCGGGCCCTGCTCCCCAACGAGTCCAACTCCCTCGCGACGGTCGAGACCGCGACCTTCGTCGAGGCACTCAAGCGCGTGTCGCTCGTCGCGGAACGCAACACACCGGTACGGCTTTCGTTCACCGACGGCCAAGTGATCCTGGAGGCCGGCTCTGGCGACGAGGCGCAGGCCTCCGAGGCGGTCGAAGCCAGCCTCGAAGGCGACGACATCGCGATCGCCTTCAACCCGGCCTTCCTCCTCGACGGGCTGGGTGCGATCGACGCGCCATACGCGCAGCTGGCCTTCACCACGCCGACCAAGCCCGCGGTGATCAGCGGCAAACAAGAGCCCGATTCCGCCGCCAGCCTCGATTACCGATACCTGCTCATGCCAGTACGCCTCTCCGGGTAG
- the gnd gene encoding phosphogluconate dehydrogenase (NAD(+)-dependent, decarboxylating), translated as MEIGLVGLGRMGGNMRERLRRKGHTVVGYDRNPEVSDVASLAELVRKLTAPRVVWVMVPAGEPTRQTIHRLGELLDPGDLVIDGGNSRYTDDRVHAERLAERGIGFLDVGVSGGVWGLENGYALMVGGDTRWVELAKPVFDALKPESEYGYVHAGGVGAGHFAKMVHNGIEYGIMQAYAEGYELLRAAEVVENVPEVFRSWKDGTVIRSWLLDLMVRALEQDPDLSGIRGYVQDSGEGRWAVQAAIDHEVPTPVITAALFARFASRRDDSPAMKVVAALRNQFGGHAVTTAAGSTEKGADAPGADVTPPAEASGG; from the coding sequence ATGGAGATCGGGCTCGTCGGCCTGGGCAGGATGGGCGGCAACATGCGCGAGCGCCTGCGCCGCAAGGGACACACCGTGGTCGGTTACGACCGCAACCCCGAGGTCAGCGACGTGGCCAGCCTCGCCGAGCTCGTGCGGAAGCTCACCGCCCCGCGCGTCGTCTGGGTCATGGTCCCGGCTGGCGAGCCGACCCGGCAGACCATCCACCGGCTCGGTGAGCTGCTCGATCCCGGCGACCTGGTCATCGACGGGGGGAACTCCAGGTACACCGACGACCGGGTCCACGCCGAGCGGCTCGCCGAGCGGGGCATCGGGTTCCTCGACGTCGGGGTGAGCGGCGGCGTCTGGGGCCTGGAGAACGGCTACGCGCTCATGGTTGGCGGCGACACCCGATGGGTGGAGCTGGCCAAACCGGTGTTCGACGCCCTCAAACCGGAGAGTGAGTACGGGTACGTGCACGCCGGTGGCGTCGGCGCGGGTCACTTCGCCAAGATGGTCCACAACGGCATCGAGTACGGGATCATGCAGGCGTACGCCGAGGGTTATGAACTCCTCCGGGCCGCCGAGGTGGTCGAGAACGTGCCTGAGGTCTTCCGTTCCTGGAAAGACGGCACGGTCATCCGGTCCTGGCTGCTCGACCTGATGGTGCGAGCGCTGGAGCAGGATCCCGACCTGTCCGGCATCCGCGGGTACGTCCAGGACTCCGGTGAGGGACGCTGGGCCGTCCAGGCCGCGATCGACCATGAGGTGCCGACGCCGGTGATCACGGCGGCGCTGTTCGCGCGGTTCGCGTCCCGCCGGGACGACTCACCAGCCATGAAGGTCGTGGCCGCCCTGCGAAACCAGTTCGGCGGACACGCGGTCACGACGGCGGCCGGCTCGACCGAGAAGGGCGCCGACGCGCCCGGCGCGGACGTGACGCCGCCGGCGGAGGCCTCCGGGGGTTGA
- a CDS encoding ParA family protein: protein MAAQMAVQVMRRRGPEMPRPSYQRKIVVANQKGGVGKTTTTVNLAAALALHGARVLVIDLDPQGNASTALGIDHHAQIPSIYDVLLEARTLSEIIRPVEGIEGLYCAPATIDLAGAEIELVSLVARESRLHRAVHSLVEPYDYIFVDCPPSLGLLTVNALVACEEVLIPIQCEYYALEGLGQLLRNVELVKGHLNPRLRVSTILLTMYDGRTRLASQVAEEVRAHFPGLVLRTAIPRSVRISEAPSYGQTVITYDPASSGALSYIEAAREMAEMGARQQPQPADNNQHGWYVQQPTEYHGVEEQR from the coding sequence ATGGCCGCCCAAATGGCTGTGCAGGTCATGCGCCGACGCGGTCCTGAGATGCCTCGACCCTCGTACCAGCGAAAGATCGTCGTCGCGAACCAGAAAGGCGGCGTGGGTAAGACAACCACGACGGTCAACCTGGCCGCGGCGCTCGCCCTGCATGGCGCCCGCGTGCTCGTGATCGACCTCGACCCGCAGGGCAATGCCTCGACGGCGCTCGGCATCGACCACCACGCACAGATCCCCTCGATCTATGACGTGCTCCTGGAGGCACGGACCCTTTCGGAGATCATCCGTCCGGTCGAGGGGATCGAGGGGCTGTACTGCGCTCCCGCGACCATCGACCTGGCCGGCGCCGAGATCGAGCTGGTTTCCCTCGTCGCTCGGGAATCCCGGCTCCATCGCGCTGTCCATTCGCTCGTCGAGCCGTACGACTACATCTTCGTGGACTGCCCGCCTTCGCTCGGCCTGCTCACCGTCAATGCCCTCGTGGCCTGCGAGGAAGTCCTCATCCCGATCCAGTGCGAGTACTACGCGCTGGAGGGTCTGGGGCAGCTGCTGCGCAACGTGGAGCTGGTCAAGGGACACCTCAACCCGCGGCTTCGCGTCTCGACGATCCTGCTGACGATGTACGACGGGCGTACCCGCCTCGCGTCCCAGGTGGCAGAGGAGGTTCGCGCTCATTTCCCCGGGCTTGTCCTTCGCACCGCCATCCCGCGGTCGGTTCGGATCTCGGAGGCTCCCAGCTACGGCCAGACCGTCATCACTTACGATCCAGCGTCCAGCGGTGCGCTCTCCTACATCGAGGCGGCCCGTGAGATGGCCGAGATGGGTGCCCGTCAGCAGCCGCAGCCTGCGGACAACAACCAGCATGGCTGGTACGTACAACAGCCCACCGAGTACCACGGCGTGGAGGAACAGCGGTGA
- a CDS encoding Jag family protein: MAVQTLERLKLLEQEGEIAADYLEGLLDIADLDGDIDMDVEGDRAAVAIVGGELDHLVGPNGEVLEALQELTRLAVQQVTGERSRLMLDIGGYRERRRAELVKVGKKAVEKVKASGKPVKLSPMTPFERKVVHDVVAAAGLYSESEGEEPNRCVVVRPA, from the coding sequence GTGGCTGTGCAGACGCTCGAACGGCTGAAGCTTCTCGAGCAGGAGGGGGAGATCGCGGCCGACTACCTCGAGGGTCTGCTCGACATCGCTGACCTCGACGGCGACATCGACATGGATGTCGAGGGGGACCGGGCTGCGGTTGCGATCGTCGGGGGTGAGCTGGACCACTTGGTGGGGCCCAACGGGGAGGTGCTGGAGGCGCTCCAGGAGCTGACCCGGCTCGCGGTGCAGCAGGTGACTGGCGAGCGGAGCCGCCTGATGCTGGACATCGGTGGGTACCGGGAGCGACGCCGCGCTGAACTCGTCAAGGTCGGCAAGAAAGCGGTCGAGAAGGTGAAGGCCAGCGGCAAGCCCGTGAAGCTCTCGCCGATGACTCCCTTCGAGCGCAAGGTGGTCCACGACGTGGTCGCGGCCGCCGGGTTGTACAGCGAGTCCGAGGGGGAGGAGCCCAATCGCTGTGTGGTCGTGCGGCCTGCTTGA
- a CDS encoding ParB/RepB/Spo0J family partition protein, protein MNERRRGLGRGLGALIPQAVPRADSISSSAPANGFSAASIPVSGASHPQGVAGAHFAEIPIQAISPNPRQPREVFDEEAMKELVHSIKEVGLLQPIVVRPIDEERYELVMGERRWRAAQQAGLERIPAIVRTLEDDRLLLDALLENLHRVQLNPLEEAAAYEQLLKDFNCTHEELAQRIGRSRSQVTNTLRLLKLPPAVQLRVAAGVISAGHARALLALESPEEQEWLAQRIVAEGLSVRAVEEIIALWEKPKAPRKPRAGKRVTPALSDLAARLSDRFETRVKVDLGQKKGKIVVEFASIEDLERILRVMAPGEGRVLARESTGDE, encoded by the coding sequence GTGAACGAGCGGCGTAGGGGCTTGGGGCGAGGCCTGGGGGCGTTGATCCCGCAGGCCGTCCCACGAGCTGACAGCATCTCCTCGTCTGCTCCGGCGAACGGTTTCAGCGCGGCCTCGATCCCGGTGTCCGGGGCATCTCACCCGCAGGGGGTCGCCGGTGCCCACTTCGCCGAGATCCCGATCCAGGCCATCTCGCCCAACCCGCGACAGCCACGTGAGGTCTTCGACGAGGAGGCCATGAAGGAGCTGGTGCACTCCATCAAGGAGGTGGGACTGCTCCAGCCCATCGTGGTGCGGCCCATCGACGAGGAGCGGTACGAGCTCGTCATGGGGGAGCGGCGCTGGCGGGCGGCTCAGCAGGCAGGCCTGGAACGGATCCCCGCGATCGTCCGTACCCTTGAGGACGACCGGCTCCTGCTGGACGCGCTGCTGGAGAACCTTCATCGGGTGCAGCTCAACCCGTTGGAGGAAGCGGCCGCGTACGAACAGCTGCTCAAGGATTTCAACTGCACGCACGAGGAGCTGGCCCAGCGTATCGGGCGATCCCGGTCGCAGGTCACCAACACTCTCCGGTTGCTGAAGCTCCCCCCTGCGGTACAACTCCGAGTGGCCGCTGGCGTGATCTCGGCCGGCCATGCCCGGGCGCTGCTGGCGCTGGAGTCGCCGGAGGAACAGGAGTGGCTGGCGCAGCGAATCGTCGCCGAGGGCCTTTCCGTCCGGGCGGTCGAGGAGATCATCGCCCTGTGGGAGAAGCCGAAGGCGCCGCGCAAGCCACGTGCCGGGAAGCGCGTCACACCGGCGTTGAGCGATCTCGCCGCACGTCTGTCCGACCGCTTCGAGACCCGGGTGAAGGTCGACCTGGGTCAGAAGAAGGGGAAGATCGTCGTGGAGTTCGCCTCGATCGAGGATCTGGAGCGGATCCTCAGGGTGATGGCACCGGGTGAAGGCAGAGTCCTGGCCCGGGAGTCAACCGGCGACGAGTAA
- the yidC gene encoding membrane protein insertase YidC, whose amino-acid sequence MGLLDPLYYAVSWIIVQFHKLFSLFFDPNGGWAWGLSIVCLVLVIRAALIPLFVKQIKSSRNMAILQPKIKEIQEKYKHDRERQSQELMKLYKETGTNPFASCLPILVQMPFFFALYAVLNNAAHGKAIGVLDAQMAHSAANARILGAPISASFLSADGQTAVQVLAVVMIILMSLSQFYTQRQLMTKNMTPEALNSPFMQQQKMLMYVFPVIFAVSGVYFPIGVLVYWLTSNAWTMVQQVIVIRRMPAPGSQAEKEMKARQEAKARRRAERAQAKAPVQTKAAEPASTPASTSGGTSGAAGGRSSTSGKAPAKPGGQRQQPTRKPRSKRSGRGPKR is encoded by the coding sequence GTGGGGCTGCTCGACCCCCTGTACTACGCCGTTTCCTGGATCATCGTCCAGTTCCACAAGCTGTTCAGCCTGTTCTTCGACCCGAACGGCGGCTGGGCTTGGGGCCTGTCGATCGTATGCCTGGTGCTGGTGATCCGCGCCGCCTTGATCCCGCTTTTCGTGAAGCAGATCAAGTCGTCGCGGAACATGGCGATCCTGCAGCCGAAGATCAAGGAGATCCAGGAGAAGTACAAGCACGATCGGGAGCGGCAGTCGCAGGAGCTGATGAAGCTCTACAAGGAAACGGGCACCAACCCGTTCGCCTCCTGCCTGCCGATCCTGGTCCAGATGCCGTTCTTCTTCGCGCTGTACGCGGTGCTCAACAACGCGGCGCACGGCAAGGCGATCGGCGTCCTCGACGCCCAGATGGCACACAGCGCGGCGAACGCGCGAATCCTCGGCGCACCGATCTCCGCGAGCTTCCTGAGCGCGGATGGACAGACCGCGGTTCAGGTCCTTGCCGTGGTCATGATCATCCTCATGTCGCTGTCGCAGTTCTACACCCAGCGGCAGCTGATGACGAAGAACATGACGCCGGAGGCGCTGAACAGCCCCTTCATGCAGCAGCAGAAGATGCTGATGTACGTCTTCCCGGTGATCTTCGCGGTCTCCGGCGTCTACTTCCCGATCGGCGTGCTGGTGTACTGGCTGACGAGCAACGCGTGGACCATGGTCCAGCAGGTGATCGTGATCCGGCGGATGCCGGCTCCAGGGAGCCAGGCTGAGAAGGAGATGAAGGCCCGCCAGGAGGCCAAGGCCCGGCGGCGCGCCGAGCGCGCGCAGGCCAAGGCTCCCGTGCAGACCAAGGCGGCGGAACCGGCCAGCACGCCGGCCAGCACATCCGGCGGTACCTCGGGTGCCGCGGGTGGCCGATCCAGTACTTCTGGCAAGGCACCTGCCAAGCCGGGCGGACAGCGTCAGCAGCCGACGCGCAAGCCGCGGAGCAAGCGCAGCGGGCGGGGTCCCAAGCGCTGA